From a region of the Equus przewalskii isolate Varuska chromosome 2, EquPr2, whole genome shotgun sequence genome:
- the PTPRF gene encoding receptor-type tyrosine-protein phosphatase F isoform X2, translating to MAPEPAPGRTMVPLVPALVMLGLVAGAHGDSKPVFVKVPEDQTGLSGGVASFVCQATGEPKPRITWMKKGKKVSSQRFEVIEFDDGAGSVLRIQPLRVQRDEAIYECTATNSLGEINTSAKLSVLEEEQLPPGFPSIDMGPQLKVVEKARTATMLCAAGGNPDPEISWFKDFLPVDPATSNGRIKQLRSGALQIESSEESDQGKYECVATNSAGTRYSAPANLYVRVRRVAPRFSIPPSSQEVMPGGSVNLTCVAVGAPMPYVKWMMGAEELTKEDEMPVGRNVLELNNVVRSANYTCVAISSLGMIEATAQVTVKALPKPPIDLVVTETTATSVTLTWDSGNSEPVSYYGIQYRAAGTEGPFQEVDGVATTRYSIGGLSPFSEYAFRVLAVNSIGRGPPSEAVRARTGEQAPSSPPRRVQARMLSASTMLVQWEPPEEPNGLVRGYRVYYTPDSRRPLSAWHKHNTDAGLLTTVGSLLPGITYSLRVLAFTAVGDGPPSPTIQVKTQQGVPAQPADFQAEAESDTRIQLSWLLPPQERIIKYELVYWAAEDEGQQHKVTFDPTSSYTLEDLKPDTLYRFQLAARSELGVGVFTPTIEARTAQSTPSAPPQKVTCVSVGSTTVRVSWVPPPADSRNGVITQYSVAYEAVDGEDRRRHVVDGISREHSSWDLVGLEKWTEYRVWVRAHTDVGPGPESSPVLVRTDEDVPSGPPRKVEVEPLNSTSVRVSWKLPVPSKQHGQIRGYQVTYVRLENGEPRGPPIIQDVMLAEAQWRPEESEDYETTISGLTPETTYSITVAAYTTKGDGARSKPKIVTTTGAVPGRPTMMVSTTAMNTALLQWHPPKELPGELLGYRLQYRRADEARPNTIDFGKDDQHFTVTSLHKGATYIFRLAAKNRAGLGEEFEKEITTPEDVPSGFPQNLRVIGLTISTTELAWEPPVLAERNGHITNYTVVYRDINSQQELQNVTANTHLTLSGLKPDTTYDVKVRARTSKGAGPLSPSIQSRTMPVEQVFAKNFRVAAAMKTSVLLSWEVPDSYKSTVPFKILYNGQSVEVDGHSMRKLIADLQPNTEYSFVLMNRGSSAGGLQHLVSIRTAPDLLPHKPLLASAYIEDGRFTLSMPHVQDLSLVRWFYIVVVPIDRVGGSMLAPRWSTPEELELDELLEAIEQGVGERRRRRQAERLKPYVAAQVDVLPETFTLGDKKTYQGFYNRPLSPDLSYQCFVLASLKEPVDQKRYASSPYSDEIVVQVTPAQQQEEPEMLWVTGPVLAVILIILIVIAILLFKRKRTHSPSSKDEQSVGLKDSLLAHSSDPVEMRRLNYQTPGSSVPSCPNISSMRDHPPIPITDLADNIERLKANDGLKFSQEYESIDPGQQFTWENSNLEVNKPKNRYANVIAYDHSRVILTSIDGVPGSDYINANYIDGYRKQNAYIATQGPLPETMGDFWRMVWEQRTATVVMMTRLEEKSRVKCDQYWPARGTETYGLIQVTLLDTVELATYTVRTFALHRSGSSEKRELRQFQFMAWPDHGVPEYPTPILAFLRRVKACNPLDAGPMVVHCSAGVGRTGCFIVIDAMLERMKHEKTVDIYGHVTCMRSQRNYMVQTEDQYVFIHEALLEAATCGHTEVPARNLYAHIQKLGQVPPGESVTAMELEFKLLASSKAHTSRFISANLPCNKFKNRLVNIMPYELTRVCLQPIRGVEGSDYINASFLDGYRQQKAYIATQGPLAESTEDFWRMLWEHNSTIIVMLTRLREMGREKCHQYWPAERSARYQYFVVDPMAEYNMPQYILREFKVTDARDGQSRTIRQFQFTDWPEQGVPKTGEGFIDFIGQVHKTKEQFGQDGPITVHCSAGVGRTGVFITLSIVLERMRYEGVVDMFQTVKTLRTQRPAMVQTEDQYQLCYRAALEYLGSFDHYAT from the exons GTGCCTTGCAGATTGAGAGCAGCGAGGAGTCGGACCAAGGCAAGTACGAGTGTGTGGCGACCAACTCTGCAGGCACACGCTACTCGGCCCCTGCCAACCTGTATGTGCGAG tgCGCCGTGTGGCTCCTCGTTTCTCCATccctcccagcagccaggaggtGATGCCGGGCGGCAGCGTGAACCTGACTTGCGTCGCGGTGGGTGCGCCCATGCCCTATGTGAAATGGATGATGGGGGCTGAGGAGCTCACCAAGGAGGACGAGATGCCAGTTGGCCGCAATGTGCTGGAGCTCAACAACGTCGTGCGCTCTGCCAACTACACCTGCGTGGCCATCTCCTCGCTAGGCATGATTGAGGCCACGGCCCAGGTCACAGTGAAAG CTCTGCCGAAGCCTCCAATTGACCTTGTAGTGACGGAGACGACTGCCACCAGTGTCACCCTGACATGGGACTCTGGGAACTCGGAGCCCGTGTCCTACTATGGCATCCAGTACCGTGCAGCAGGCACAGAGGGCCCTTTCCAGGAAGTGGATGGCGTGGCCACCACCCGCTACAGCATCGGTGGCCTTAGCCCTTTCTCAGAGTATGCCTTCCGCGTGCTGGCAGTGAACAGCATCGGCCGAGGGCCGCCCAGTGAGGCGGTGCGGGCCCGCACTGGGGAGCAGGCGCCCTCCAGCCCACCGCGCCGCGTGCAGGCACGCATGCTGAGCGCCAGCACCATGCTGGTGCAATGGGAGCCACCTGAGGAGCCCAATGGCCTGGTGCGGGGCTACCGCGTCTACTACACTCCTGACTCCCGCCGCCCCCTGAGCGCCTGGCACAAGCACAACACAGACGCAGGACTCCTCACCACCGTGGGCAGCCTGCTGCCTGGCATCACCTACAGCCTGCGCGTGTTGGCCTTCACCGCCGTTGGCGACGGCCCGCCCAGCCCCACCATCCAGGTCAAGACGCAGCAGGGAG TGCCTGCCCAGCCTGCGGACTTCCAGGCCGAGGCGGAGTCAGACACCAGGATCCAGCTCTCATGGCTGCTGCCCCCGCAGGAGCGGATCATCAAGTATGAGCTGGTGTACTGGGCGGCAGAGGACGAAGGCCAGCAG CACAAGGTGACCTTCGACCCCACCTCCTCCTACACTCTAGAGGACCTGAAGCCTGACACGCTGTACCGCTTCCAGCTGGCTGCCCGCTCTGAGTTGGGCGTGGGCGTCTTCACCCCCACCATTGAGGCCCGCACGGCACAGTCCA ccccctccgcccctccccagAAGGTGACATGTGTGAGCGTGGGCTCCACCACGGTCCGGGTAAGTTGGGTACCACCGCCGGCCGACAGCCGCAACGGCGTCATCACCCAGTACTCGGTGGCCTACGAGGCGGTGGACGGCGAGGACCGCAGGCGGCATGTGGTGGACGGCATCAGCCGCGAGCACTCCAGCTGGGACCTGGTGGGCCTGGAGAAGTGGACGGAATACCGGGTGTGGGTGCGGGCGCACACAGACGTGGGCCCCGGCCCCGAGAGCAGCCCGGTGCTGGTGCGCACAGACGAGGACG TGCCCAGCGGGCCACCGCGGAAGGTGGAAGTGGAGCCACTGAACTCCACTTCTGTGCGCGTCTCCTGGAAGCTGCCTGTCCCCAGCAAACAGCACGGCCAGATCCGCGGCTATCAGGTCACCTATGTGCGGCTAGAGAATGGTGAACCCCGTGGCCCACCCATCATCCAGGATGTCATGCTGGCCGAGGCCCAG TGGCGGCCAGAGGAGTCCGAGGACTAT GAAACCACCATCAGCGGCCTGACCCCGGAGACCACCTACTCCATTACTGTTGCTGCCTACACTACCAAGGGGGATGGTGCCCGCAGCAAACCCAAAATTGTCACGACGACCGGGGCAG TCCCAGGACGGCCCACCATGATGGTCAGCACCACGGCCATGAACACCGCTCTGCTCCAGTGGCACCCACCCAAGGAGCTGCCTGGTGAGCTGCTGGGCTACCGGCTGCAGTACCGCCGGGCCGACGAGGCAAGGCCCAACACCATAGATTTTGGCAAGGACGACCAGCACTTTACGGTCACCAGTCTGCACAAGGGGGCCACCTACATCTTCCGGCTTGCTGCCAAGAACCGGGCTGGCCTAGGCGAGGAGTTCGAGAAGGAGATCACAACCCCTGAGGATGTGCCCAGTGGCTTCCCCCAAAACCTGCGTGTGATAGGGCTGACCATCTCCACTACGGAACTGGCCTGGGAACCCCCAGTGCTAGCAGAGAGGAACGGGCATATCACCAACTACACCGTGGTGTACCGTGACATCAACAGCCAGCAGGAGCTGCAGAACGTCACTGCCAACACCCACCTTACACTCTCCGGCCTCAAGCCAGACACCACTTACGATGTCAAGGTCCGCGCACGCACCAGCAAAGGCGCCGGCCCACTCAGCCCCAGCATCCAGTCCCGGACCATGCCCGTGGAGCAAG TGTTTGCCAAGAACTTCCGTGTGGCAGCCGCAATGAAGACGTCTGTGCTGCTCAGCTGGGAGGTCCCTGATTCCTACAAGTCAACCGTCCCCTTCAAG ATTCTGTACAACGGGCAGAGTGTGGAGGTGGACGGGCACTCGATGCGGAAGCTGATCGCAGACCTGCAGCCGAACACAGAGTACTCGTTTGTGCTGATGAACCGTGGCAGCAGTGCGGGGGGCTTGCAGCACCTGGTGTCCATCCGCACAGCCCCTGACCTTCTGCCACACAAGCCGCTGCTTGCCTCTGCCTACATAGAGGACGGCCGCTTCACCCTCTCCATGCCCCACGTGCAGGACCTCTCGCTCGTCAG GTGGTTCTACATCGTGGTGGTGCCCATTGACCGTGTGGGCGGGAGCATGCTGGCCCCGCGATGGAGCACCCctgaggagctggagctggacGAG cttctagaggccatcGAGCAGGGCGTTGGGGAGCGGCGCCGGCGGCGGCAGGCAGAGCGGCTGAAGCCCTACGTGGCTGCTCAGGTGGACGTGCTCCCTGAGACCTTCACCCTGGGGGACAAGAAGACCTACCAGGGCTTCTATAACCGGCCCTTGTCTCCAGACCTGAGCTACCAGTGCTTCGTGCTCGCCTCCCTGAAGGAGCCCGTGGACCAG aagcgCTATGCCTCCAGCCCCTACTCTGATGAGATCGTGGTCCAGGTGACACCAgcccagcagcaggaggagccAGAGATGCTGTGGGTGACGGGCCCCGTCCTGGCGGTCATCCTCATCATCCTCATTGTCATCGCCATTCTCCTGTTCAAGAG GAAAAGGACCCATTCTCCGTCGTCCAAGGATGAGCAGTCAGTTGGGCTGAAGGACTCCTTGCTGGCGCACTCCTCTGACCCTGTGGAGATGAGGAGGCTCAACTACCAGACCCCAG GTTCCAGTGTCCCCAGTTGCCCGAATATCTCAA GTATGCGAGACCACCCTCCTATCCCAATCACTGACCTGGCGGACAACATTGAGCGCCTCAAAGCCAACGACGGCCTCAAGTTCTCCCAGGAGTATGAG TCCATTGACCCTGGTCAGCAGTTCACGTGGGAGAACTCAAACCTGGAGGTGAACAAGCCCAAGAACCGTTATGCAAATGTCATTGCCTACGACCACTCTCGAGTCATCCTCACCTCCATCGATG GTGTCCCGGGGAGTGACTACATTAATGCCAACTACATCGATGGCTACCGCAAGCAGAATGCCTACATTGCCACACAAGGCCCACTGCCGGAGACCATGGGCGATTTCTGGCGGATGGTGTGGGAACAGCGCACGGCCACTGTGGTCATGATGACGCGGCTGGAGGAGAAGTCCCGG GTGAAGTGTGATCAGTACTGGCCAGCCCGTGGCACTGAGACCTACGGCCTCATTCAGGTGACCCTGCTGGACACAGTGGAGCTGGCCACGTATACTGTGCGCACCTTCGCGCTCCACAGG AGTGGCTCCAGTGAGAAGCGGGAGCTGCGCCAGTTCCAGTTCATGGCCTGGCCAGACCATGGGGTTCCCGAGTACCCGACCCCGATCCTGGCCTTCCTGCGGCGGGTCAAGGCCTGCAACCCTCTAGATGCAGGGCCCATGGTGGTGCACTGCAG TGCGGGCGTGGGCCGCACGGGCTGCTTCATCGTTATTGATGCCATGCTGGAGCGGATGAAGCACGAGAAGACAGTTGACATCTATGGCCATGTGACGTGCATGCGATCGCAGCGGAACTACATGGTGCAGACAGAAGACCAGTATGTGTTCATCCACGAGGCGCTGCTGGAGGCCGCCACGTGTGGTCACACAGAGGTGCCCGCCCGCAACCTCTACGCCCACATCCAGAAGCTGGGCCAAGTGCCTCCTGGGGAGAGTGTGACCGCCATGGAGCTCGAGTTCAAG TTGCTGGCCAGCTCCAAGGCCCACACATCCCGCTTCATCAGCGCCAACCTGCCCTGCAACAAGTTTAAGAACCGCCTGGTGAACATCATGCCCTATGAATTGACCCGAGTGTGTCTGCAACCCATCCGTGGTGTAGAGGGCTCTGATTACATCAACGCCAGCTTCCTGGATGGCTATAG ACAGCAGAAAGCCTACATAGCCACACAAGGGCCTCTGGCAGAGAGCACCGAGGACTTCTGGCGCATGCTATGGGAGCACAACTCCACCATCATCGTCATGCTGACCAGGCTTCGGGAGATGGGCAGG GAGAAATGCCACCAGTACTGGCCAGCAGAGCGCTCTGCTCGCTACCAGTACTTTGTTGTTGACCCGATGGCTGAATACAACATGCCCCAGTATATCCTGCGTGAGTTCAAGGTCACGGATGCCCGG GATGGGCAGTCGAGAACGATCCGGCAGTTCCAGTTCACAGACTGGCCGGAGCAGGGCGTGCCCAAGACAGGCGAGGGCTTCATCGACTTCATTGGGCAGGTGCACAAGACCAAGGAGCAGTTTGGACAGGACGGACCCATCACAGTGCACTGCag TGCCGGTGTGGGCCGCACCGGAGTGTTCATCACTCTGAGCATCGTCCTGGAGCGGATGCGCTACGAGGGCGTGGTTGACATGTTCCAGACCGTGAAGACCTTGCGGACACAGCGCCCGGCCATGGTGCAGACAGAG GACCAGTACCAGCTGTGCTACCGCGCGGCCTTGGAGTACCTCGGCAGCTTTGACCACTATGCAACGTAA
- the PTPRF gene encoding receptor-type tyrosine-protein phosphatase F isoform X10, with protein MKKGKKVSSQRFEVIEFDDGAGSVLRIQPLRVQRDEAIYECTATNSLGEINTSAKLSVLEEEQLPPGFPSIDMGPQLKVVEKARTATMLCAAGGNPDPEISWFKDFLPVDPATSNGRIKQLRSGALQIESSEESDQGKYECVATNSAGTRYSAPANLYVRVRRVAPRFSIPPSSQEVMPGGSVNLTCVAVGAPMPYVKWMMGAEELTKEDEMPVGRNVLELNNVVRSANYTCVAISSLGMIEATAQVTVKALPKPPIDLVVTETTATSVTLTWDSGNSEPVSYYGIQYRAAGTEGPFQEVDGVATTRYSIGGLSPFSEYAFRVLAVNSIGRGPPSEAVRARTGEQAPSSPPRRVQARMLSASTMLVQWEPPEEPNGLVRGYRVYYTPDSRRPLSAWHKHNTDAGLLTTVGSLLPGITYSLRVLAFTAVGDGPPSPTIQVKTQQGVPAQPADFQAEAESDTRIQLSWLLPPQERIIKYELVYWAAEDEGQQHKVTFDPTSSYTLEDLKPDTLYRFQLAARSELGVGVFTPTIEARTAQSTPSAPPQKVTCVSVGSTTVRVSWVPPPADSRNGVITQYSVAYEAVDGEDRRRHVVDGISREHSSWDLVGLEKWTEYRVWVRAHTDVGPGPESSPVLVRTDEDVPSGPPRKVEVEPLNSTSVRVSWKLPVPSKQHGQIRGYQVTYVRLENGEPRGPPIIQDVMLAEAQWRPEESEDYETTISGLTPETTYSITVAAYTTKGDGARSKPKIVTTTGAVPGRPTMMVSTTAMNTALLQWHPPKELPGELLGYRLQYRRADEARPNTIDFGKDDQHFTVTSLHKGATYIFRLAAKNRAGLGEEFEKEITTPEDVPSGFPQNLRVIGLTISTTELAWEPPVLAERNGHITNYTVVYRDINSQQELQNVTANTHLTLSGLKPDTTYDVKVRARTSKGAGPLSPSIQSRTMPVEQVFAKNFRVAAAMKTSVLLSWEVPDSYKSTVPFKILYNGQSVEVDGHSMRKLIADLQPNTEYSFVLMNRGSSAGGLQHLVSIRTAPDLLPHKPLLASAYIEDGRFTLSMPHVQDLSLVRWFYIVVVPIDRVGGSMLAPRWSTPEELELDELLEAIEQGVGERRRRRQAERLKPYVAAQVDVLPETFTLGDKKTYQGFYNRPLSPDLSYQCFVLASLKEPVDQKRYASSPYSDEIVVQVTPAQQQEEPEMLWVTGPVLAVILIILIVIAILLFKRKRTHSPSSKDEQSVGLKDSLLAHSSDPVEMRRLNYQTPGSSVPSCPNISSMRDHPPIPITDLADNIERLKANDGLKFSQEYESIDPGQQFTWENSNLEVNKPKNRYANVIAYDHSRVILTSIDGVPGSDYINANYIDGYRKQNAYIATQGPLPETMGDFWRMVWEQRTATVVMMTRLEEKSRVKCDQYWPARGTETYGLIQVTLLDTVELATYTVRTFALHRSGSSEKRELRQFQFMAWPDHGVPEYPTPILAFLRRVKACNPLDAGPMVVHCSAGVGRTGCFIVIDAMLERMKHEKTVDIYGHVTCMRSQRNYMVQTEDQYVFIHEALLEAATCGHTEVPARNLYAHIQKLGQVPPGESVTAMELEFKLLASSKAHTSRFISANLPCNKFKNRLVNIMPYELTRVCLQPIRGVEGSDYINASFLDGYRQQKAYIATQGPLAESTEDFWRMLWEHNSTIIVMLTRLREMGREKCHQYWPAERSARYQYFVVDPMAEYNMPQYILREFKVTDARDGQSRTIRQFQFTDWPEQGVPKTGEGFIDFIGQVHKTKEQFGQDGPITVHCSAGVGRTGVFITLSIVLERMRYEGVVDMFQTVKTLRTQRPAMVQTEDQYQLCYRAALEYLGSFDHYAT; from the exons GTGCCTTGCAGATTGAGAGCAGCGAGGAGTCGGACCAAGGCAAGTACGAGTGTGTGGCGACCAACTCTGCAGGCACACGCTACTCGGCCCCTGCCAACCTGTATGTGCGAG tgCGCCGTGTGGCTCCTCGTTTCTCCATccctcccagcagccaggaggtGATGCCGGGCGGCAGCGTGAACCTGACTTGCGTCGCGGTGGGTGCGCCCATGCCCTATGTGAAATGGATGATGGGGGCTGAGGAGCTCACCAAGGAGGACGAGATGCCAGTTGGCCGCAATGTGCTGGAGCTCAACAACGTCGTGCGCTCTGCCAACTACACCTGCGTGGCCATCTCCTCGCTAGGCATGATTGAGGCCACGGCCCAGGTCACAGTGAAAG CTCTGCCGAAGCCTCCAATTGACCTTGTAGTGACGGAGACGACTGCCACCAGTGTCACCCTGACATGGGACTCTGGGAACTCGGAGCCCGTGTCCTACTATGGCATCCAGTACCGTGCAGCAGGCACAGAGGGCCCTTTCCAGGAAGTGGATGGCGTGGCCACCACCCGCTACAGCATCGGTGGCCTTAGCCCTTTCTCAGAGTATGCCTTCCGCGTGCTGGCAGTGAACAGCATCGGCCGAGGGCCGCCCAGTGAGGCGGTGCGGGCCCGCACTGGGGAGCAGGCGCCCTCCAGCCCACCGCGCCGCGTGCAGGCACGCATGCTGAGCGCCAGCACCATGCTGGTGCAATGGGAGCCACCTGAGGAGCCCAATGGCCTGGTGCGGGGCTACCGCGTCTACTACACTCCTGACTCCCGCCGCCCCCTGAGCGCCTGGCACAAGCACAACACAGACGCAGGACTCCTCACCACCGTGGGCAGCCTGCTGCCTGGCATCACCTACAGCCTGCGCGTGTTGGCCTTCACCGCCGTTGGCGACGGCCCGCCCAGCCCCACCATCCAGGTCAAGACGCAGCAGGGAG TGCCTGCCCAGCCTGCGGACTTCCAGGCCGAGGCGGAGTCAGACACCAGGATCCAGCTCTCATGGCTGCTGCCCCCGCAGGAGCGGATCATCAAGTATGAGCTGGTGTACTGGGCGGCAGAGGACGAAGGCCAGCAG CACAAGGTGACCTTCGACCCCACCTCCTCCTACACTCTAGAGGACCTGAAGCCTGACACGCTGTACCGCTTCCAGCTGGCTGCCCGCTCTGAGTTGGGCGTGGGCGTCTTCACCCCCACCATTGAGGCCCGCACGGCACAGTCCA ccccctccgcccctccccagAAGGTGACATGTGTGAGCGTGGGCTCCACCACGGTCCGGGTAAGTTGGGTACCACCGCCGGCCGACAGCCGCAACGGCGTCATCACCCAGTACTCGGTGGCCTACGAGGCGGTGGACGGCGAGGACCGCAGGCGGCATGTGGTGGACGGCATCAGCCGCGAGCACTCCAGCTGGGACCTGGTGGGCCTGGAGAAGTGGACGGAATACCGGGTGTGGGTGCGGGCGCACACAGACGTGGGCCCCGGCCCCGAGAGCAGCCCGGTGCTGGTGCGCACAGACGAGGACG TGCCCAGCGGGCCACCGCGGAAGGTGGAAGTGGAGCCACTGAACTCCACTTCTGTGCGCGTCTCCTGGAAGCTGCCTGTCCCCAGCAAACAGCACGGCCAGATCCGCGGCTATCAGGTCACCTATGTGCGGCTAGAGAATGGTGAACCCCGTGGCCCACCCATCATCCAGGATGTCATGCTGGCCGAGGCCCAG TGGCGGCCAGAGGAGTCCGAGGACTAT GAAACCACCATCAGCGGCCTGACCCCGGAGACCACCTACTCCATTACTGTTGCTGCCTACACTACCAAGGGGGATGGTGCCCGCAGCAAACCCAAAATTGTCACGACGACCGGGGCAG TCCCAGGACGGCCCACCATGATGGTCAGCACCACGGCCATGAACACCGCTCTGCTCCAGTGGCACCCACCCAAGGAGCTGCCTGGTGAGCTGCTGGGCTACCGGCTGCAGTACCGCCGGGCCGACGAGGCAAGGCCCAACACCATAGATTTTGGCAAGGACGACCAGCACTTTACGGTCACCAGTCTGCACAAGGGGGCCACCTACATCTTCCGGCTTGCTGCCAAGAACCGGGCTGGCCTAGGCGAGGAGTTCGAGAAGGAGATCACAACCCCTGAGGATGTGCCCAGTGGCTTCCCCCAAAACCTGCGTGTGATAGGGCTGACCATCTCCACTACGGAACTGGCCTGGGAACCCCCAGTGCTAGCAGAGAGGAACGGGCATATCACCAACTACACCGTGGTGTACCGTGACATCAACAGCCAGCAGGAGCTGCAGAACGTCACTGCCAACACCCACCTTACACTCTCCGGCCTCAAGCCAGACACCACTTACGATGTCAAGGTCCGCGCACGCACCAGCAAAGGCGCCGGCCCACTCAGCCCCAGCATCCAGTCCCGGACCATGCCCGTGGAGCAAG TGTTTGCCAAGAACTTCCGTGTGGCAGCCGCAATGAAGACGTCTGTGCTGCTCAGCTGGGAGGTCCCTGATTCCTACAAGTCAACCGTCCCCTTCAAG ATTCTGTACAACGGGCAGAGTGTGGAGGTGGACGGGCACTCGATGCGGAAGCTGATCGCAGACCTGCAGCCGAACACAGAGTACTCGTTTGTGCTGATGAACCGTGGCAGCAGTGCGGGGGGCTTGCAGCACCTGGTGTCCATCCGCACAGCCCCTGACCTTCTGCCACACAAGCCGCTGCTTGCCTCTGCCTACATAGAGGACGGCCGCTTCACCCTCTCCATGCCCCACGTGCAGGACCTCTCGCTCGTCAG GTGGTTCTACATCGTGGTGGTGCCCATTGACCGTGTGGGCGGGAGCATGCTGGCCCCGCGATGGAGCACCCctgaggagctggagctggacGAG cttctagaggccatcGAGCAGGGCGTTGGGGAGCGGCGCCGGCGGCGGCAGGCAGAGCGGCTGAAGCCCTACGTGGCTGCTCAGGTGGACGTGCTCCCTGAGACCTTCACCCTGGGGGACAAGAAGACCTACCAGGGCTTCTATAACCGGCCCTTGTCTCCAGACCTGAGCTACCAGTGCTTCGTGCTCGCCTCCCTGAAGGAGCCCGTGGACCAG aagcgCTATGCCTCCAGCCCCTACTCTGATGAGATCGTGGTCCAGGTGACACCAgcccagcagcaggaggagccAGAGATGCTGTGGGTGACGGGCCCCGTCCTGGCGGTCATCCTCATCATCCTCATTGTCATCGCCATTCTCCTGTTCAAGAG GAAAAGGACCCATTCTCCGTCGTCCAAGGATGAGCAGTCAGTTGGGCTGAAGGACTCCTTGCTGGCGCACTCCTCTGACCCTGTGGAGATGAGGAGGCTCAACTACCAGACCCCAG GTTCCAGTGTCCCCAGTTGCCCGAATATCTCAA GTATGCGAGACCACCCTCCTATCCCAATCACTGACCTGGCGGACAACATTGAGCGCCTCAAAGCCAACGACGGCCTCAAGTTCTCCCAGGAGTATGAG TCCATTGACCCTGGTCAGCAGTTCACGTGGGAGAACTCAAACCTGGAGGTGAACAAGCCCAAGAACCGTTATGCAAATGTCATTGCCTACGACCACTCTCGAGTCATCCTCACCTCCATCGATG GTGTCCCGGGGAGTGACTACATTAATGCCAACTACATCGATGGCTACCGCAAGCAGAATGCCTACATTGCCACACAAGGCCCACTGCCGGAGACCATGGGCGATTTCTGGCGGATGGTGTGGGAACAGCGCACGGCCACTGTGGTCATGATGACGCGGCTGGAGGAGAAGTCCCGG GTGAAGTGTGATCAGTACTGGCCAGCCCGTGGCACTGAGACCTACGGCCTCATTCAGGTGACCCTGCTGGACACAGTGGAGCTGGCCACGTATACTGTGCGCACCTTCGCGCTCCACAGG AGTGGCTCCAGTGAGAAGCGGGAGCTGCGCCAGTTCCAGTTCATGGCCTGGCCAGACCATGGGGTTCCCGAGTACCCGACCCCGATCCTGGCCTTCCTGCGGCGGGTCAAGGCCTGCAACCCTCTAGATGCAGGGCCCATGGTGGTGCACTGCAG TGCGGGCGTGGGCCGCACGGGCTGCTTCATCGTTATTGATGCCATGCTGGAGCGGATGAAGCACGAGAAGACAGTTGACATCTATGGCCATGTGACGTGCATGCGATCGCAGCGGAACTACATGGTGCAGACAGAAGACCAGTATGTGTTCATCCACGAGGCGCTGCTGGAGGCCGCCACGTGTGGTCACACAGAGGTGCCCGCCCGCAACCTCTACGCCCACATCCAGAAGCTGGGCCAAGTGCCTCCTGGGGAGAGTGTGACCGCCATGGAGCTCGAGTTCAAG TTGCTGGCCAGCTCCAAGGCCCACACATCCCGCTTCATCAGCGCCAACCTGCCCTGCAACAAGTTTAAGAACCGCCTGGTGAACATCATGCCCTATGAATTGACCCGAGTGTGTCTGCAACCCATCCGTGGTGTAGAGGGCTCTGATTACATCAACGCCAGCTTCCTGGATGGCTATAG ACAGCAGAAAGCCTACATAGCCACACAAGGGCCTCTGGCAGAGAGCACCGAGGACTTCTGGCGCATGCTATGGGAGCACAACTCCACCATCATCGTCATGCTGACCAGGCTTCGGGAGATGGGCAGG GAGAAATGCCACCAGTACTGGCCAGCAGAGCGCTCTGCTCGCTACCAGTACTTTGTTGTTGACCCGATGGCTGAATACAACATGCCCCAGTATATCCTGCGTGAGTTCAAGGTCACGGATGCCCGG GATGGGCAGTCGAGAACGATCCGGCAGTTCCAGTTCACAGACTGGCCGGAGCAGGGCGTGCCCAAGACAGGCGAGGGCTTCATCGACTTCATTGGGCAGGTGCACAAGACCAAGGAGCAGTTTGGACAGGACGGACCCATCACAGTGCACTGCag TGCCGGTGTGGGCCGCACCGGAGTGTTCATCACTCTGAGCATCGTCCTGGAGCGGATGCGCTACGAGGGCGTGGTTGACATGTTCCAGACCGTGAAGACCTTGCGGACACAGCGCCCGGCCATGGTGCAGACAGAG GACCAGTACCAGCTGTGCTACCGCGCGGCCTTGGAGTACCTCGGCAGCTTTGACCACTATGCAACGTAA